In Agrobacterium sp. RAC06, a single window of DNA contains:
- the ppsR gene encoding transcriptional regulator PpsR has translation MKPLNGHSGTDGFAVADSLLKTLDPDSIGSLVSLGADVVLLVDQSSIISQVYFTNKDLADYGLSKTVGKRLQDCVTIESVPKIDSMLSAETSHRPLRGYQVNHKCSGKPDLPVVYSAYTARDFPYTIVVGRELRQQMLDQQRLVQTQMELEADYRELKEAETRYRTAFKVATVAYVMLDGERRTILDANPAASTLLSSTGAPLSGKSIRDLFAKEDRDRVGDAISEARHSPNPVNVDGVSVAKGEPVSLTIRSYRENGITNVLLAIWPADQDKESKRQRTERPVGGTGVEIADLPEAVLLTDAEGVVIAANTLFLDLIHAPSLTQVLGRNIGSWFTSAAIDIRVLYTRLLDEPSIRGFTSTLTDNLSGESAVSISARLNASSNTIQLIVIPQQTGNERLTIPSPGMSDQAEGFSALVGKVPLKDLIRESLDVIEKICIEAALDQTSNNRAYAAEILGLSRQSLYIKLRRHGLEDYRPGSDRHA, from the coding sequence ATGAAGCCACTGAACGGTCATAGCGGTACAGATGGCTTCGCGGTTGCAGACAGCCTGTTGAAGACGCTCGATCCGGATTCGATAGGCTCGCTGGTGAGCCTCGGCGCAGACGTCGTTCTGCTCGTCGACCAGTCCTCGATCATCTCACAAGTCTATTTCACCAACAAGGATCTTGCCGACTATGGCTTGTCAAAGACGGTTGGCAAGCGGCTTCAGGACTGCGTGACGATCGAGTCGGTCCCGAAGATCGACTCCATGCTGTCGGCAGAGACCAGCCACCGCCCCCTGCGCGGCTACCAGGTCAACCACAAGTGCAGCGGGAAGCCCGATCTTCCGGTCGTCTACTCCGCCTACACCGCCCGAGACTTTCCCTATACCATCGTGGTTGGCCGCGAGCTGCGCCAGCAGATGCTCGACCAGCAGCGCCTCGTCCAGACGCAGATGGAACTGGAGGCCGACTACCGCGAACTGAAGGAAGCCGAGACCCGTTATCGGACAGCTTTCAAGGTCGCAACCGTCGCCTATGTCATGCTCGATGGCGAACGGCGTACGATTTTGGATGCCAATCCGGCTGCCAGCACGCTTCTGTCCTCGACCGGCGCCCCCCTGTCCGGCAAGTCCATCCGCGACCTCTTCGCCAAGGAAGACCGCGATCGGGTTGGAGACGCGATCAGCGAGGCACGCCACAGTCCCAATCCGGTCAATGTGGATGGCGTAAGCGTCGCCAAGGGCGAGCCCGTTTCGCTCACGATCCGCTCCTATCGGGAAAACGGCATCACCAATGTTCTTCTGGCGATCTGGCCAGCCGACCAGGACAAGGAAAGCAAGCGCCAGCGTACGGAGCGGCCGGTCGGCGGCACGGGGGTCGAGATTGCGGATCTGCCTGAGGCCGTCTTGCTGACGGATGCCGAAGGTGTCGTCATCGCGGCCAATACCCTGTTTCTAGACCTCATTCATGCGCCGTCCCTGACCCAGGTTCTCGGCCGCAACATCGGATCCTGGTTCACGAGCGCCGCCATCGATATCCGCGTGCTCTACACGCGCCTCCTGGACGAGCCGTCCATTCGCGGCTTCACCTCGACCCTGACCGACAATCTTTCCGGCGAAAGCGCCGTCAGCATCTCGGCCCGGCTCAATGCCAGCAGCAACACGATCCAGTTGATCGTGATCCCACAGCAGACGGGCAATGAGCGCCTGACCATTCCGTCTCCGGGCATGTCCGACCAGGCCGAGGGCTTTTCCGCACTCGTGGGCAAGGTTCCGCTCAAGGACCTGATCCGGGAATCCCTCGATGTGATCGAAAAGATCTGCATCGAGGCGGCACTCGACCAAACCAGCAACAACCGCGCCTATGCAGCGGAGATCCTAGGCCTTTCGCGCCAGAGCCTCTATATCAAGCTGCGGCGCCACGGGCTTGAGGACTACCGTCCCGGCTCCGATCGTCACGCCTGA
- a CDS encoding 1-deoxy-D-xylulose-5-phosphate synthase — protein MDQAALCRLAQELRGETLRVVSETGGHLGSSLGVIELTVAIHASFSAPRDTIIWDVSHQCYPHKILTGRRDRMRSLRKKDGLSGFTRRGESPFDPFGAAHSSTSISAGLGFATARDLKGEDGHVVCIIGDGAMSAGMAFEAMNNAGASGRPLIVILNDNDMSISASTGALNRHLSDVRRKAGTNVGNVFENFGFDYRGPVDGHDLDVLVPLLAELRDEKDGPILLHVITRKGAGYAPAEAAEDKYHGVNPFDVSTGKQNKAEAKAPSYTRVFADALIAEAETDDRIVAITAAMAAGTGVDRFGAAFPDRTFDVGIAEQHAVTFAAGLAASGMKPFCAIYSTFLQRAYDQIVHDVALQQLPVRFAIDRAGLVGADGPTHAGAFDILYLANLPGFTVMAASDEAELVHMVATAAAHDHGPIAFRYPRGEGTGVPLPIRGEVLPIGRGRIIEQGGQIALLSFGTRLADCLKARRLLALEGISVTVADARFAKPLDTALLAELVDNHSMLVTVEEGATGGFGALVLHHLANRGMLDGRCAVRTLTLPDTFIAQASPEDMYEEAKLTARHIAAAARNGLTVARPNADIRRSARAGQQELPTRLHRAEDR, from the coding sequence ATGGACCAGGCGGCGCTCTGTCGTCTCGCGCAGGAACTGCGCGGCGAGACACTTCGGGTTGTCTCCGAAACCGGCGGCCACCTCGGCTCCAGTCTTGGCGTGATAGAGCTGACTGTCGCCATCCACGCCTCTTTCTCAGCCCCGCGCGACACGATCATCTGGGATGTCAGCCACCAGTGTTATCCGCACAAGATCCTGACCGGACGGCGGGACCGCATGCGCAGCCTGCGCAAGAAGGACGGCCTGTCCGGCTTTACCCGTCGTGGCGAGAGCCCTTTCGACCCCTTCGGTGCCGCTCACTCGTCCACGTCGATTTCAGCAGGCCTCGGCTTTGCCACTGCCCGGGACTTGAAGGGGGAAGACGGACATGTCGTGTGCATCATCGGCGACGGCGCGATGTCCGCCGGCATGGCCTTCGAAGCGATGAACAATGCCGGGGCATCAGGCCGCCCGCTGATCGTCATTCTCAACGACAACGACATGTCGATTTCAGCCTCGACCGGAGCGCTCAACCGCCACCTGTCGGACGTCCGCCGGAAAGCCGGGACGAATGTCGGCAACGTGTTCGAGAACTTCGGCTTCGACTATCGTGGACCGGTCGACGGGCATGATCTCGACGTGCTGGTTCCACTTCTGGCAGAACTGCGGGACGAGAAGGATGGTCCGATCCTCTTGCATGTTATCACGCGCAAGGGAGCCGGATACGCACCGGCCGAAGCAGCCGAGGACAAGTATCACGGCGTGAACCCGTTCGATGTGTCAACGGGCAAGCAAAACAAGGCAGAAGCAAAGGCGCCGAGCTACACGCGGGTCTTCGCCGACGCCCTGATTGCGGAAGCGGAAACGGATGACCGCATCGTCGCGATCACGGCCGCCATGGCGGCCGGCACCGGTGTCGACCGCTTTGGAGCCGCCTTTCCCGATCGCACCTTCGATGTCGGCATTGCCGAACAGCATGCCGTCACCTTCGCGGCCGGTCTCGCGGCCAGCGGCATGAAACCATTCTGCGCGATCTATTCGACCTTCCTGCAGCGCGCCTATGACCAGATCGTCCATGATGTGGCCCTGCAGCAGTTGCCTGTCCGTTTCGCGATCGACAGAGCCGGGCTGGTCGGGGCTGACGGCCCTACCCATGCCGGCGCCTTCGATATTCTCTATCTCGCCAACCTGCCCGGCTTTACAGTGATGGCCGCAAGCGACGAGGCTGAACTCGTACACATGGTTGCGACGGCAGCAGCCCATGATCACGGTCCTATTGCATTTCGCTACCCGCGTGGCGAGGGCACGGGCGTCCCCCTTCCGATCCGTGGCGAAGTTCTGCCGATCGGCCGCGGTCGCATCATCGAGCAGGGAGGCCAGATCGCGCTCCTGTCATTCGGCACCCGGCTTGCCGACTGTCTCAAGGCCCGCCGCCTTCTGGCACTCGAAGGAATTTCCGTGACGGTCGCCGACGCGCGTTTTGCCAAGCCGCTCGATACCGCGCTTCTGGCTGAACTCGTCGACAACCATTCGATGCTGGTGACGGTCGAGGAAGGCGCGACCGGCGGGTTCGGCGCACTCGTTCTTCATCATCTGGCCAATCGCGGCATGCTCGACGGACGTTGTGCCGTCCGGACCCTGACGCTACCGGACACGTTCATCGCCCAGGCAAGCCCCGAGGACATGTACGAGGAAGCCAAGCTGACAGCCCGCCACATTGCGGCTGCAGCGCGCAACGGCCTTACGGTGGCAAGGCCTAATGCCGATATTCGCAGGTCCGCAAGGGCCGGACAGCAGGAACTGCCGACGCGCCTCCACCGCGCGGAGGACCGCTGA
- a CDS encoding geranylgeranyl diphosphate reductase produces MSKIYDVVVVGGGPCGAMAAERLAEKGHSVLLVDPDNRIKPCGGAIPSRALADFAIPEAQLVARANAARIIAPSGRTVDMTIGDIGYVGMVDRAAFDPYLRQRAADAGAERLCGKLDKMAEGDGGLLELTVESTAKDAGPEPIQIRARRVIGADGANSAVRRLMFPASRKPPYVFAYHEIVESPSNADESVFKADRCDVVYDGRISPDFYGWVFPHGGHTSIGTGTAVKGHNIREATRALKLAAGLGDCRVIRREGAPLPLKPMKRWDNGRNVLLAGDAAGTVAPSSGEGIYYAMLCGRLSADAVHQSLLSNSGRALADARRTFMRAHGRVFLILGIMQKIWYRNDRLREKFVAMCADPDVQRLTWESYLNKKLVRRDPLAHLRVFFKDLAKLFGIPAGQR; encoded by the coding sequence ATGTCGAAGATTTATGACGTTGTCGTTGTCGGTGGAGGCCCCTGTGGTGCCATGGCCGCCGAGCGGCTGGCCGAGAAGGGGCATAGCGTGCTCCTCGTCGACCCGGACAACCGGATCAAGCCCTGCGGTGGGGCAATCCCGTCGAGAGCGCTGGCCGATTTCGCCATTCCCGAGGCCCAGCTGGTGGCGCGCGCCAATGCGGCGCGGATCATCGCACCATCAGGTCGGACCGTGGACATGACGATCGGCGACATCGGTTATGTCGGCATGGTCGATCGCGCCGCCTTCGACCCTTACCTTCGTCAGCGCGCCGCCGACGCCGGAGCGGAGAGACTTTGCGGCAAGCTCGACAAGATGGCGGAAGGAGACGGCGGCCTGCTCGAACTGACAGTGGAATCGACGGCCAAGGATGCCGGTCCGGAACCGATCCAGATCCGGGCCCGACGCGTCATCGGTGCAGACGGCGCCAACTCGGCCGTGCGGCGCCTGATGTTCCCGGCCTCCCGCAAGCCGCCCTATGTCTTTGCCTATCACGAGATCGTCGAAAGCCCGTCCAACGCCGATGAGTCCGTCTTCAAGGCCGACCGCTGTGACGTCGTCTATGATGGCCGCATCTCGCCTGACTTCTATGGCTGGGTCTTCCCCCATGGGGGCCACACCAGCATCGGCACAGGCACGGCCGTCAAGGGTCACAACATCCGGGAGGCGACGCGGGCCTTGAAGCTTGCGGCCGGCCTTGGCGACTGTCGGGTCATCCGAAGAGAAGGGGCGCCCTTGCCCTTGAAGCCGATGAAGCGCTGGGACAACGGCCGCAACGTTCTGCTCGCTGGCGATGCCGCAGGCACCGTCGCCCCGTCTTCGGGCGAAGGCATATATTACGCCATGCTCTGCGGAAGGCTATCGGCAGACGCCGTGCACCAGTCACTGCTGTCGAATAGCGGGCGGGCATTGGCCGATGCGCGCCGGACCTTCATGCGGGCTCATGGCAGGGTCTTCCTGATCCTCGGCATCATGCAGAAGATCTGGTATCGCAACGACAGGCTGCGCGAGAAGTTCGTGGCCATGTGCGCAGATCCCGACGTGCAGCGGCTGACCTGGGAATCCTATCTCAACAAGAAACTCGTGCGCCGTGACCCCCTTGCCCATTTGCGCGTTTTCTTCAAAGATCTCGCCAAGCTGTTCGGCATCCCTGCAGGGCAAAGATGA
- the chlG gene encoding chlorophyll synthase ChlG, whose amino-acid sequence MAQIPSHVPAASYPSPKAVVQLLKPITWFPPMWAFACGAIASGAGIGDRWFPIALGVLLAGPLLCGMSQAVNDWFDRHVDAINEPHRVIPSGRMPGQWGLAIAIVMSVLSMAVAAFLGPLVFAAALVGLALAWGYSAPPFRFKQNGWIGNGVVGLSYETLPWITAATAALGHAPSTRTLLIALLYGVGAHGILTLNDFKSIKGDQQMGVDTLPVLHGALNAARIACLVMAVPQACVILLLAQAGLETGAILVGVVLALQLLCMIRFLRDPEGKAVWYSAVGVGLYVTGMMAAAVALGSLTPPAPSLG is encoded by the coding sequence ATGGCTCAGATCCCTTCCCATGTCCCGGCAGCCTCCTACCCGTCGCCTAAGGCGGTGGTGCAGTTGTTGAAGCCGATTACATGGTTTCCGCCGATGTGGGCCTTTGCCTGTGGCGCGATTGCCTCGGGAGCTGGCATAGGCGACCGGTGGTTTCCGATCGCGCTCGGCGTACTCCTCGCCGGACCGCTGCTGTGTGGCATGAGCCAGGCAGTCAACGATTGGTTCGATCGCCACGTCGACGCGATCAACGAGCCGCATAGGGTCATTCCATCGGGCCGAATGCCCGGCCAATGGGGACTGGCCATCGCAATAGTCATGTCCGTTCTGTCCATGGCCGTTGCAGCATTTCTTGGACCACTCGTCTTTGCCGCTGCTCTGGTTGGCCTCGCGCTCGCCTGGGGCTACAGCGCGCCACCCTTCCGCTTCAAGCAAAATGGCTGGATCGGCAATGGCGTTGTCGGCCTGAGTTATGAGACCCTGCCCTGGATCACGGCCGCGACGGCAGCGCTCGGCCATGCGCCGTCCACCCGCACCCTTTTGATTGCGCTTCTCTACGGCGTCGGCGCTCACGGCATCCTGACGCTGAATGATTTCAAATCGATCAAGGGCGATCAGCAGATGGGCGTCGACACGCTGCCGGTTCTGCACGGCGCCCTCAACGCTGCCCGGATTGCCTGCCTCGTCATGGCCGTCCCACAGGCCTGCGTCATCCTTCTGCTCGCACAGGCCGGCCTAGAGACAGGGGCAATCCTCGTCGGCGTCGTTCTCGCCCTGCAACTCCTCTGCATGATCCGTTTCCTGCGTGATCCCGAAGGCAAGGCGGTCTGGTACTCGGCGGTGGGTGTGGGTCTCTATGTCACCGGTATGATGGCGGCAGCTGTGGCGCTCGGATCACTGACGCCCCCCGCGCCATCCCTCGGATAG
- a CDS encoding c-type cytochrome gives MSRIIAAACTVAALLLSQNAFAQEGDAAAGEAVFKKCAACHNVADAKHKVGPSLQGVIGRQPGIAEGFKYSKAMTDFGAGKVWDDAQLAAYLENPRGVVKGTRMAFAGLKDPKEIADVIAHMKTFPAP, from the coding sequence ATGTCGAGGATAATTGCAGCCGCTTGCACCGTCGCAGCCCTTTTGCTGTCTCAGAACGCTTTCGCGCAGGAAGGAGACGCTGCAGCCGGAGAGGCCGTGTTCAAGAAATGCGCGGCCTGTCACAACGTCGCCGACGCCAAACATAAGGTTGGCCCCTCTCTCCAGGGCGTGATCGGGCGCCAGCCCGGCATAGCCGAAGGCTTCAAATACTCCAAGGCAATGACCGATTTCGGCGCCGGCAAGGTATGGGATGACGCACAGCTGGCCGCTTACCTCGAGAATCCCCGTGGCGTGGTCAAGGGCACGCGCATGGCCTTTGCCGGCTTGAAGGATCCGAAGGAAATCGCCGACGTAATCGCTCATATGAAAACCTTCCCGGCCCCCTGA
- a CDS encoding TspO/MBR family protein produces MAAVVFLVIVLAAASSGAVFKPGEWYENLRKPSWTPPKWAFPVVWTILYVLIGYAGWLIWDVAGWSLPMAVWSVQIVANALWSYFFFGMRRMDLALVDVSVLWLSVALFILVAWPVAPLASVLFVPYLVWVTAAGALNQSVRRLNPES; encoded by the coding sequence ATGGCCGCAGTCGTCTTTCTCGTCATTGTTCTCGCAGCCGCCTCGAGCGGCGCGGTCTTCAAGCCCGGCGAGTGGTACGAGAACCTGCGCAAACCGAGCTGGACACCGCCCAAATGGGCCTTTCCCGTCGTCTGGACGATCCTTTATGTGCTGATCGGCTATGCAGGCTGGCTGATCTGGGATGTCGCCGGCTGGTCCCTGCCCATGGCCGTGTGGTCAGTGCAGATTGTGGCCAATGCTCTCTGGTCCTATTTCTTCTTCGGCATGCGGCGTATGGATCTAGCGCTTGTGGATGTTTCAGTTCTCTGGCTTTCCGTTGCGCTGTTCATCCTGGTTGCCTGGCCTGTGGCGCCGCTCGCATCGGTCTTGTTCGTTCCCTATCTCGTCTGGGTGACGGCTGCCGGCGCACTCAATCAATCCGTCCGCCGCCTCAACCCGGAGTCCTGA
- a CDS encoding cobalamin B12-binding domain-containing protein gives MAGEKNGGPPGGADEPPYNGDGRSSLSKSDTRLTSLEQRILEGAIRDAVPRLVGASHADMTKGPRVSEMPPEIDFHLHPELDPKARELPGTDKAITYRSALTEALVQADPRGHREIIEELQRTDLPMHTLAIQLFSPVAAQLGRLWCNDETDFIQVAVASTRLGMIVNHLSQNRSQTIRDRQKARRVLLARTPGALHTIGVSIVASCFRDMGWDVEGGADLELNDSLYMRLSNSSYTLLGISVGRVDEVDECASAIRRVQSRRSPGPMKIAVGGPAVMKDPRAFGNIGADMVAKSALEVMHLADRMGA, from the coding sequence ATGGCGGGTGAAAAGAACGGGGGACCACCCGGCGGGGCGGACGAACCTCCGTACAATGGTGATGGTAGGTCTTCGCTGTCAAAGTCGGACACGCGGCTGACAAGCCTGGAGCAGCGCATTCTCGAAGGCGCGATCCGGGATGCCGTGCCGCGGCTCGTGGGAGCGAGCCATGCGGATATGACAAAAGGTCCGCGCGTGAGCGAGATGCCGCCGGAAATCGATTTCCATCTGCATCCGGAACTGGATCCGAAGGCGCGGGAGTTGCCGGGAACCGACAAGGCGATCACCTACCGATCCGCGCTCACTGAGGCCCTCGTCCAGGCAGATCCTCGTGGTCACCGGGAGATCATCGAGGAATTGCAGCGCACTGACCTGCCCATGCACACGCTCGCGATCCAGCTTTTTTCGCCTGTCGCCGCGCAACTCGGTCGGCTCTGGTGCAATGACGAAACCGATTTCATCCAGGTTGCGGTGGCCTCAACCAGGCTCGGCATGATCGTCAACCATCTGTCGCAGAACCGCAGCCAGACCATTCGCGATCGCCAAAAGGCGCGCCGCGTGTTACTGGCGCGGACCCCGGGCGCCCTGCACACCATCGGCGTATCGATCGTTGCTTCATGTTTTCGCGACATGGGCTGGGACGTCGAAGGTGGTGCGGACCTCGAACTCAACGACAGCCTCTACATGCGCCTGTCGAATTCCTCCTACACTCTTTTGGGTATCTCGGTCGGCCGTGTCGACGAAGTCGATGAATGCGCCTCTGCCATTCGCCGGGTTCAGTCCAGGCGCAGCCCGGGTCCGATGAAGATTGCGGTCGGTGGTCCGGCCGTCATGAAGGACCCGCGCGCCTTCGGCAATATCGGCGCCGACATGGTGGCGAAATCGGCACTCGAGGTCATGCATCTGGCGGACCGGATGGGTGCCTGA
- a CDS encoding BCD family MFS transporter, protein MRQLAIKPQSSRSADEGLGWFAIIRLGLVQAALGAIVVLTTSTLNRVMIVELGLAAVIPGLLVGLHYGVQITRPIWGHKSDTGRSRTHWILGGLALLAVSGTGAAATTLLFEQSVLAGIMAAIVAYILIGIGIGASGTSLLALIAMKTAVEKRAAAATITWMLMITGIIVTSIVVGAQLDPYSHERLVAVTAATGVVAFLIGIVGVAGMEARPTVGASEERPAVAGFRESLRDVLDDREARLFTLFIFLSMLAFATQDLILEPYAGLLFGMTPGETTALSGIQHGGVLLGMMTVGLSGALLGKHYPNLPRHFITWGCFGSAVALGALALSTQAAPFWPLEFNIFLLGATNGAFAVAAVGTMMILAGQGRTSNYGMRMGVWGAAQAIAFGLGGVLGTVALDLGRWLMASDAHAFAAVFSIEAGLFLVSALVATRIGHQSMRSQAPIQDAAIMPGE, encoded by the coding sequence ATGCGTCAGCTTGCCATCAAGCCCCAATCCAGCCGCTCCGCAGACGAGGGCCTCGGCTGGTTCGCGATCATCCGGCTGGGCCTCGTCCAGGCAGCACTCGGCGCAATCGTGGTGCTGACGACCTCGACCCTGAACCGGGTGATGATCGTCGAACTCGGTCTCGCCGCCGTCATCCCGGGTCTGCTGGTCGGCCTGCACTACGGCGTCCAGATCACCCGCCCCATCTGGGGCCACAAGTCCGATACCGGCCGATCCCGAACACACTGGATCCTCGGCGGCCTTGCCCTCCTCGCCGTTTCTGGAACGGGCGCGGCTGCAACGACACTTCTCTTCGAGCAGTCGGTTCTCGCCGGCATCATGGCAGCGATCGTCGCCTATATCCTGATCGGCATCGGCATTGGCGCCTCTGGAACATCTCTGCTTGCGCTGATCGCCATGAAGACGGCAGTCGAAAAACGCGCAGCAGCCGCGACGATCACCTGGATGCTGATGATCACAGGCATCATCGTGACATCCATCGTCGTTGGCGCGCAGCTCGATCCCTATTCCCACGAGCGCCTGGTCGCCGTCACGGCAGCGACCGGCGTGGTTGCCTTCCTCATCGGCATCGTCGGAGTGGCGGGCATGGAGGCCCGACCGACGGTGGGGGCATCGGAAGAGCGCCCCGCGGTTGCGGGCTTCCGGGAAAGCTTGCGAGACGTACTCGATGACCGCGAGGCGCGACTCTTCACACTGTTCATCTTCCTTTCCATGCTGGCCTTCGCCACACAGGACCTCATCCTTGAGCCCTATGCCGGCCTTCTCTTCGGCATGACGCCGGGCGAAACGACGGCGCTCTCAGGCATCCAGCATGGCGGCGTGCTGCTTGGCATGATGACAGTTGGGCTTTCGGGCGCGCTCCTTGGAAAACACTATCCCAATCTGCCGAGACATTTCATCACCTGGGGCTGCTTCGGCTCGGCAGTGGCTTTGGGCGCCCTTGCGCTGTCCACGCAAGCCGCACCCTTCTGGCCGCTGGAGTTCAACATCTTCCTGCTCGGCGCGACCAACGGCGCCTTTGCGGTAGCAGCCGTCGGCACGATGATGATCCTTGCGGGACAGGGCCGGACATCCAACTACGGAATGCGGATGGGCGTCTGGGGTGCAGCACAGGCTATCGCCTTTGGACTCGGCGGCGTCCTGGGAACGGTGGCGCTCGATCTCGGCCGCTGGCTGATGGCGAGTGATGCACATGCTTTCGCGGCGGTCTTCTCGATTGAGGCGGGCCTTTTCCTCGTGTCGGCACTCGTCGCAACGCGTATCGGACATCAGTCGATGCGATCGCAAGCCCCGATTCAAGACGCTGCTATCATGCCTGGAGAATGA
- a CDS encoding cobalamin-binding protein: MTAEKLSTRYDRGLEHDRLYERALAEFRILVLHPRTRMASLRAFLDHELPRGRPYYVKVLFLETVARLLGREWVSDDCDFIDVTIGTSRLQALAISLSLDLREADRNRNAPAALIMTPSGEQHTLMPHLIGLLFDSLGWTSEVLEPSALRTPTFARAVEEADVACIGWSNIRLATEFKTLVQDVRKLRPGPRLPLIVGGTAALDSVDFLVGLGIDCICDSVYSAVKICESYYELERISQQASAAGRTAVVTPSGIDWLTP, encoded by the coding sequence ATGACCGCCGAAAAGCTGTCGACACGTTACGACCGAGGTCTGGAGCACGATCGCCTCTACGAAAGGGCGCTCGCTGAGTTTCGTATTCTCGTTCTTCACCCGCGCACGCGCATGGCGTCCCTGCGCGCGTTTCTCGACCACGAACTTCCGCGGGGCCGGCCCTACTATGTCAAGGTTCTGTTCCTGGAAACCGTCGCGCGCCTGCTCGGCCGGGAATGGGTCTCGGATGACTGCGACTTCATCGACGTCACAATAGGAACCTCCCGTCTGCAGGCGCTGGCAATCTCCCTGTCGCTCGACCTGCGGGAAGCCGATCGCAATCGAAATGCGCCCGCAGCGCTGATCATGACGCCGTCTGGCGAGCAGCATACGCTGATGCCGCACCTGATTGGCCTGCTCTTCGACAGCCTTGGCTGGACAAGCGAGGTGCTTGAGCCCTCGGCCTTGAGAACGCCGACCTTCGCACGTGCCGTCGAAGAGGCGGATGTCGCCTGCATCGGCTGGAGCAACATCCGGCTTGCTACAGAATTCAAGACCCTGGTTCAGGATGTGCGCAAGCTTCGCCCCGGGCCGCGCCTACCCCTCATCGTCGGCGGCACAGCAGCGCTGGATTCCGTTGATTTTCTTGTAGGTTTGGGGATTGACTGCATCTGTGACAGCGTTTACTCCGCCGTGAAGATCTGCGAAAGTTACTATGAATTGGAAAGAATCAGCCAGCAGGCTAGCGCCGCCGGCCGAACGGCAGTGGTTACACCCAGCGGAATCGATTGGCTCACTCCATGA
- the bchF gene encoding 2-vinyl bacteriochlorophyllide hydratase, producing MTAMRIPTPSASSRALYTPDERRRRDESVWTLVQGILAPVQFFVFLVSLGLIFRFLATGEGLFAAQVSIVVKTLTLYAIMITGSIWEKVVFGRYLFARPFFWEDVFSMLVLALHTAYLIALFAGSLTSDALMALALAAYVTYVINAGQFLWKLRLARLDHAENLRSSAALGNGSSLTGGAS from the coding sequence ATGACCGCCATGCGCATACCCACACCATCGGCATCAAGCCGAGCCCTTTACACACCGGACGAGCGCCGCAGGCGCGATGAAAGTGTCTGGACCTTGGTGCAGGGTATTCTTGCTCCCGTGCAGTTCTTTGTTTTCCTTGTCAGCCTCGGTCTGATCTTTCGCTTTCTGGCGACGGGTGAAGGCCTGTTTGCCGCCCAGGTGTCCATCGTCGTGAAGACGCTGACGCTCTATGCGATCATGATCACCGGCTCGATCTGGGAAAAGGTCGTGTTCGGCCGCTATCTGTTCGCCCGCCCGTTCTTCTGGGAAGACGTCTTCTCGATGCTGGTCCTGGCGCTGCACACCGCCTATCTCATCGCCCTGTTTGCCGGTTCGCTGACCTCAGACGCGTTGATGGCGCTCGCGCTTGCAGCCTATGTCACCTATGTGATCAATGCAGGCCAGTTCCTCTGGAAGCTGCGGCTTGCGAGGCTCGATCATGCCGAAAACCTGAGATCGTCTGCTGCACTTGGCAATGGCTCCTCTCTGACTGGGGGCGCGTCATGA